A single window of Flavobacterium sp. 140616W15 DNA harbors:
- a CDS encoding tetratricopeptide repeat protein gives MKKTVAIIIFLFCNTIALSQTYTKGQIDSLIVVCEKYIYDMNGKTKPLALDIIKHSEKIKYPHGIILGYELIISNYGFLGDFKTALEYITLAEKEMPKIQDSTLFIGIIRLKGDCLSRTGLYQRARKEFNRSLRLADKIENKDYKHSFKANIYNSIAMTISKQDETNDSIFYYYRKCISEFQQRTTHQEGKKRSIAQINLNISTCFIQIKQYDSAAYYVQRALKLLDKKDTTVLKLNAYKNLGDIHLGKRDYNSAIYYYESILDKAKTAHQIYILSNAYSKLSTIYAILGDDQKSRAYQEKFTIINREINKSEKDALEVSVKNIEKKHDDNVKSSRLIFNVILSCVLLLSGIVVYFLIKKLKNTKAAKKNKAKLLYEKELELERLADSNKVTLQEVWQLAVDKDPSFNTKFQELEPDFYDKLNQKAIVPLNYNDLLFCAMIRLGFITKEIAQNLNLSVGAIETRKSRLRKKFNMISSEDDLTIWMMNL, from the coding sequence ATGAAAAAAACGGTGGCAATTATTATTTTTCTATTCTGCAATACTATTGCTCTTTCTCAAACCTATACTAAGGGACAGATCGATAGTTTAATCGTAGTATGCGAAAAATATATATACGATATGAATGGCAAAACAAAACCACTGGCTTTGGATATTATAAAACATTCTGAAAAAATAAAATATCCTCATGGAATCATTCTTGGTTACGAACTCATTATTTCTAATTATGGTTTTTTAGGAGATTTTAAAACAGCACTAGAATATATTACCCTTGCAGAGAAAGAAATGCCTAAAATACAAGATAGTACCCTATTTATTGGTATTATCCGTTTAAAAGGAGATTGCTTGAGCAGAACAGGTCTTTATCAAAGAGCAAGAAAAGAGTTTAACAGAAGCCTGAGATTAGCTGATAAAATAGAAAATAAAGATTATAAACACAGTTTCAAAGCAAACATTTATAATTCTATTGCAATGACTATAAGCAAACAAGATGAGACTAACGATTCTATATTTTATTATTACAGAAAATGTATTTCTGAATTTCAGCAAAGAACAACTCATCAGGAAGGGAAGAAAAGATCTATAGCACAAATTAATTTAAATATAAGCACTTGTTTTATTCAGATTAAGCAATATGATTCTGCAGCCTATTATGTTCAGAGAGCCCTTAAATTACTCGATAAAAAAGATACTACCGTCCTTAAACTAAATGCTTATAAAAATTTAGGAGATATTCATTTAGGAAAAAGAGACTATAACTCCGCAATTTATTACTATGAATCCATATTAGACAAAGCAAAAACAGCGCATCAAATATATATTTTAAGTAATGCTTATTCTAAATTATCAACTATTTATGCTATTCTGGGTGATGATCAGAAATCAAGAGCGTATCAGGAAAAATTTACAATAATAAACAGAGAGATCAATAAATCAGAAAAAGATGCCTTAGAAGTTTCTGTTAAAAATATAGAAAAAAAACATGACGACAACGTTAAGTCTTCCCGACTAATTTTTAACGTTATCCTAAGTTGTGTACTATTACTTTCAGGTATTGTAGTGTACTTTCTTATTAAGAAATTAAAAAACACAAAAGCAGCTAAAAAAAATAAAGCCAAACTACTTTATGAGAAAGAATTAGAATTAGAGCGTTTAGCAGATTCTAACAAAGTTACTTTACAGGAAGTATGGCAATTAGCAGTTGATAAAGACCCTTCTTTTAATACTAAATTTCAGGAATTAGAACCCGACTTTTATGACAAATTAAATCAAAAAGCCATTGTTCCGCTTAATTATAACGATCTATTATTTTGTGCTATGATTCGTTTAGGATTTATAACAAAAGAAATAGCACAAAATCTAAATTTGTCAGTAGGAGCTATTGAAACCCGAAAATCTCGATTACGAAAAAAGTTCAATATGATTTCTTCAGAGGACGATCTTACAATCTGGATGATGAATCTTTAA
- a CDS encoding peroxiredoxin, with protein MITKRILLTLFFVYNCAIWAQNITISFIKFPSKSYALIEYKGTKSDTIVKGYLDKQGNAKLQLPASVKNYQGMVSLIIDKDAKMDMIMNNENFSVASIYAYPDTRTSQFIGSEENQFLKDYLLGNEVIANPKLYVNQLKKEMDYLNRILVAANASDSAIESLRSEFLNVDMPVLYHSPFWKTMLTYWVIMYNNRIKDDDKLIADALQIMKNIKQEATLDEFANNLVDICEQYGWEYIKNQLVQQIYNSGMIKSPTRHLAILLKSSGVQIGETPPDFLVDKKTKLSSLFKDKLLLFFYDSACYKCSNEIKELKAYSEKLTENKIKIVSISVDPTKDELEENTKDFSWKYKLNDPDNHIFHPYGVIMTPTYFVIEKGKIAGRYARLEDIGLHK; from the coding sequence ATGATAACTAAAAGAATACTATTGACGCTCTTTTTTGTTTACAATTGTGCCATATGGGCACAGAATATTACTATCTCATTTATAAAATTCCCTTCAAAAAGCTATGCATTAATTGAATATAAAGGAACAAAATCTGATACGATAGTAAAAGGTTATTTAGACAAGCAAGGAAACGCAAAATTACAGCTGCCTGCTTCGGTTAAAAATTATCAAGGAATGGTATCGCTTATTATAGATAAAGATGCAAAAATGGATATGATTATGAACAATGAGAATTTTTCAGTTGCATCAATCTATGCCTATCCTGATACGCGTACATCACAATTTATAGGATCTGAAGAAAACCAATTTCTCAAAGATTATCTTTTGGGAAATGAAGTAATTGCTAATCCTAAATTATACGTTAATCAATTGAAGAAGGAAATGGACTATCTCAATCGAATTTTAGTAGCAGCGAATGCTTCAGATTCAGCCATAGAAAGTCTGCGCTCAGAATTTTTAAATGTAGACATGCCTGTACTTTATCATTCTCCATTTTGGAAAACAATGCTTACTTATTGGGTAATAATGTATAACAATCGAATAAAAGATGATGATAAACTAATCGCTGATGCTTTGCAAATCATGAAAAACATAAAGCAGGAAGCAACATTAGACGAGTTTGCCAATAACCTGGTAGATATATGCGAGCAATATGGTTGGGAATATATTAAAAATCAGTTGGTACAACAGATCTATAATTCAGGGATGATCAAATCTCCAACCCGTCATCTAGCTATACTTTTAAAAAGTAGCGGAGTGCAAATAGGAGAAACACCACCTGATTTTTTAGTAGATAAAAAAACTAAACTGAGCTCTTTATTTAAAGATAAACTGTTATTGTTTTTTTACGACAGTGCTTGCTATAAATGCAGTAATGAAATAAAAGAATTGAAGGCCTATTCAGAAAAACTAACAGAAAATAAGATAAAAATAGTATCCATTTCGGTAGATCCTACTAAAGATGAATTAGAAGAAAATACCAAGGATTTTTCATGGAAATACAAACTAAATGATCCAGATAATCATATTTTCCATCCTTATGGAGTAATCATGACCCCTACCTATTTTGTAATAGAAAAAGGAAAGATAGCAGGTAGATATGCCCGATTGGAAGATATAGGATTACATAAATAA
- a CDS encoding FISUMP domain-containing protein produces MRTRMRMRFLIPFLLLLPTVILAQTVIGSVSKPASYSLLELSTAKIKGGIRMPQLTTVERDNLTTPSFISDAKAIGLTIYNIDTKCIEYWNTNKWVSLCSGNADIGFKPNDPSKPVYPPEGGIVGPFIPIETPPCTGKIPYTHTVITGSDFISIDITDNNTGAFTIKMEPNLTATSRTAIVRSTNNCTGEYKEFLFTQDGDTKLCDLTVAKPLIAVSNNGVLCIGGDVFMEVTNVKSGANYIWTINNIVQGQGTSFRATQSGIYKVYVGAIGCDKLNANSVSDNIKVTTGSGTAPNNTTVLYATNNGIICGATGEVTLTAYNFSQLSELTWYKNGKKTTKKGTAIILKAADKGEWTAVIERDNCSSLPSKSVTVSVDESSKPLKQPIISINGKLLSQLNDFCSNGRLKLELSNPPSDYTNAVTVKWYNGLEYLGEGKELTITAPSSGNNIILRCVVSDNTGVLCSAEFTETKKLQGTAPATPVITANPPLICGSVDAQLTATVTGGPFTFQWYKEGVLMPDKVSQTLTVDKIGSYQVEAINQSGCISSLSAALLIDLSDFPVLEWKAVYDKAELNQTKIFQVSDTFNPTSYTWTADNGATIENGQGTNTVRIKFPNADAIVNITIEAENGCGISNKLNQKVTVAPACIAAVIKKTTMSPTGTVLTGNSVTMSVLAEGSNTATAPITYQWKFNGTSISGATSATYTINNLKTNNSGSYSCVVNNCSNKPVTTTAGTIDVIDETTLPKGSGAIAGEDCFDIASASSNNAKCGLLSSRESHRADFNKSYTYTFTSIGSSNTNLRFVINDPEKAVESYQVQKDIPATLGNGAKYTVTIKYKQSLMTTAAGRDNDNPVRVTLVALYKTGGVEGKSKLEITIKDCTCCSVATDLDGNVYTAKLFGDTCWMTQNLRTTVDKDGKSLGGVYLYAGSGISGIYNASDLKSGTVTYVVNDVRTTESRADFASKFGLLYNDYQKALNPCPEGWHVSTISEWINLRSLLLAKNSKYGKQAKANNNKYQPSYGGGYTWGGYAPNDSNNSGFNLLPTGYTYNSGSGTYGQNFASVAMMALSGTTQYIWLTNNSDVFYFTNATADTKYNKPIRCVKN; encoded by the coding sequence ATGAGAACTAGAATGAGAATGAGATTTTTAATTCCTTTTTTATTACTGTTGCCTACAGTAATTTTAGCACAAACAGTTATAGGATCGGTTTCAAAGCCTGCCAGTTATTCCTTGCTGGAATTATCTACAGCAAAAATTAAAGGAGGTATTAGAATGCCTCAACTTACCACAGTAGAAAGAGACAATCTTACTACGCCAAGCTTTATTAGTGATGCAAAAGCAATAGGGCTTACAATATATAATATAGATACCAAATGTATAGAATACTGGAATACAAACAAATGGGTAAGTTTATGTTCTGGTAATGCTGATATTGGCTTTAAGCCAAATGATCCCTCCAAGCCTGTTTATCCTCCAGAAGGCGGAATAGTAGGCCCTTTTATCCCTATAGAAACTCCTCCTTGTACAGGAAAGATTCCTTATACTCATACAGTTATAACAGGTAGTGATTTTATTTCTATCGACATTACAGATAATAATACGGGAGCATTTACTATAAAAATGGAGCCTAACTTAACTGCAACTTCACGTACAGCGATTGTACGTTCTACAAATAATTGTACAGGAGAATATAAAGAGTTTTTATTTACACAAGATGGGGATACTAAATTATGTGATTTAACCGTTGCAAAGCCGCTAATAGCTGTGAGCAACAATGGCGTGCTTTGTATCGGTGGAGATGTATTTATGGAAGTAACAAACGTAAAATCTGGGGCAAATTATATCTGGACAATTAATAATATTGTACAAGGACAAGGAACGAGCTTTAGAGCAACCCAATCAGGTATTTATAAGGTATATGTGGGAGCAATAGGTTGCGATAAATTAAATGCAAATAGTGTCTCGGATAATATAAAAGTTACTACAGGTTCTGGCACCGCACCAAACAATACTACAGTTTTATATGCAACTAATAACGGAATAATCTGTGGAGCTACAGGAGAAGTTACACTAACTGCTTATAATTTTTCACAACTCAGTGAGCTTACTTGGTATAAAAATGGAAAAAAAACAACTAAAAAAGGGACTGCAATTATTCTTAAAGCAGCAGATAAGGGAGAATGGACTGCTGTTATAGAACGCGATAATTGTAGTTCTTTACCTAGCAAAAGCGTTACTGTATCTGTAGATGAGTCAAGCAAACCGCTTAAACAACCGATAATTTCGATTAATGGAAAACTACTGTCACAATTAAATGATTTTTGTAGTAACGGGCGTTTAAAACTAGAATTAAGTAACCCACCTAGCGATTATACAAATGCTGTGACTGTTAAGTGGTATAACGGCCTAGAGTATCTTGGTGAAGGCAAAGAGCTTACGATAACGGCGCCTTCTAGTGGCAATAATATTATACTGCGTTGTGTAGTTTCAGATAATACAGGAGTTCTTTGTTCAGCAGAATTTACCGAGACTAAAAAATTGCAAGGAACAGCACCAGCAACTCCAGTAATTACAGCTAATCCGCCACTTATTTGTGGTAGTGTAGATGCTCAGTTAACAGCAACTGTAACTGGTGGTCCTTTTACTTTTCAGTGGTACAAAGAAGGAGTACTTATGCCTGATAAAGTAAGCCAAACTCTTACTGTTGATAAAATAGGTTCGTACCAAGTAGAAGCAATTAATCAATCCGGTTGTATTAGTTCTTTATCAGCTGCACTTTTGATAGACTTGTCTGATTTTCCAGTTTTAGAATGGAAGGCAGTTTATGATAAAGCCGAGCTCAACCAAACAAAAATATTTCAGGTATCCGATACATTTAATCCTACATCCTATACCTGGACAGCAGATAATGGAGCAACAATAGAAAATGGACAGGGTACAAATACCGTTCGTATAAAATTTCCTAATGCAGATGCAATAGTGAATATAACAATTGAAGCAGAAAATGGTTGTGGTATTAGTAACAAATTGAATCAGAAAGTAACAGTAGCTCCTGCTTGTATTGCAGCTGTTATAAAAAAGACTACCATGTCTCCTACAGGAACAGTTCTTACGGGTAACTCGGTAACTATGTCAGTACTCGCAGAGGGATCAAACACGGCTACAGCACCTATTACCTATCAGTGGAAGTTTAATGGTACTTCAATTTCTGGAGCAACTTCGGCTACGTACACAATAAACAATCTAAAAACGAATAATAGTGGTAGTTATAGCTGTGTTGTAAACAATTGTAGTAACAAACCCGTTACAACCACAGCTGGAACAATTGATGTTATTGACGAAACTACGCTTCCAAAAGGGAGTGGTGCTATAGCTGGAGAAGATTGTTTTGATATTGCCTCTGCATCAAGTAATAATGCTAAATGTGGGCTACTCTCATCTAGAGAATCCCACAGAGCCGATTTTAATAAATCGTACACTTATACATTTACAAGTATTGGTTCGAGTAATACAAATTTACGCTTTGTTATTAATGATCCTGAAAAAGCAGTGGAGAGTTATCAAGTACAAAAAGACATACCAGCCACTTTAGGGAATGGAGCAAAATATACAGTTACGATTAAATATAAGCAATCTTTAATGACTACTGCAGCAGGTAGAGACAATGACAATCCTGTTAGAGTTACACTAGTAGCTCTTTATAAAACGGGAGGTGTTGAGGGTAAATCGAAACTAGAAATTACAATTAAAGATTGTACGTGTTGTTCTGTGGCTACAGATCTTGATGGGAATGTATATACAGCAAAACTTTTTGGAGATACTTGCTGGATGACCCAAAACTTACGCACAACTGTAGACAAAGATGGAAAAAGTTTGGGTGGAGTATATCTATATGCTGGAAGTGGGATTTCAGGCATTTATAATGCAAGTGATCTGAAAAGCGGTACTGTAACTTATGTTGTAAATGATGTACGTACAACTGAATCTCGTGCAGATTTTGCGTCTAAATTTGGTTTATTATATAATGATTACCAAAAGGCTCTTAATCCTTGTCCAGAGGGATGGCACGTATCTACAATTTCAGAATGGATTAACTTACGTAGTTTGTTGTTGGCAAAAAATAGTAAGTATGGCAAACAAGCAAAGGCAAATAATAATAAATATCAGCCATCGTATGGCGGTGGATATACCTGGGGAGGGTACGCTCCAAATGACAGTAACAATTCAGGCTTTAACCTGTTGCCAACAGGATATACATACAATAGTGGGAGTGGTACTTATGGTCAAAATTTTGCAAGCGTTGCAATGATGGCGTTATCTGGAACTACTCAATATATTTGGTTGACAAACAATAGCGATGTTTTTTATTTTACGAATGCTACAGCAGATACAAAGTATAATAAACCTATTAGATGTGTTAAAAATTAA
- a CDS encoding GNAT family N-acetyltransferase — METIKIEKVTINDIEKLQNIGRQTFLETFSKPNTEENMNHYLSTSFAFDKLKKEIENPDSEFFFAVLNDVVIGYLKTNSGEAQTELKDNNALEIERIYVSQEFLGKKVGQLLYDKALQIAKEKNVGYLWLGVWEQNHRALAFYKKNGFVEFDKHIFKLGNDPQTDIMMKLTLNCL, encoded by the coding sequence ATGGAAACCATTAAAATTGAGAAAGTCACGATAAATGATATTGAAAAACTGCAAAATATCGGAAGACAAACGTTTCTAGAAACTTTTTCGAAGCCAAATACGGAAGAAAACATGAACCATTATTTGTCTACCAGTTTTGCCTTTGATAAACTAAAAAAGGAAATTGAAAATCCTGATTCCGAATTCTTCTTTGCAGTATTGAATGATGTCGTTATTGGATACTTAAAAACAAATTCAGGAGAAGCACAAACAGAATTAAAAGATAATAATGCCTTAGAAATAGAACGTATTTACGTTTCACAAGAATTCTTAGGCAAAAAGGTTGGGCAGCTTTTGTATGACAAAGCATTACAAATTGCCAAAGAAAAAAATGTAGGCTATTTATGGCTTGGCGTTTGGGAGCAAAACCATAGAGCATTGGCTTTTTATAAAAAAAATGGCTTTGTTGAATTTGACAAACATATTTTTAAATTAGGAAATGACCCGCAAACAGATATAATGATGAAATTGACCTTAAATTGTCTATAG
- a CDS encoding DUF1801 domain-containing protein, with amino-acid sequence MSLELDNFYLKQEEPNKGCLLALRQIILSQDSEITHTLKYGMPFFCYKGKMFCYLWVHKTNNKPYLGIVEGKHFDNPELVAEKRSRMKTMLFDPNEDLPIDTIKSILEKAVDLYKSGKIKIVKRGK; translated from the coding sequence ATGAGTTTAGAGCTTGATAATTTCTACCTAAAACAAGAAGAACCTAATAAAGGGTGCTTGCTGGCATTACGACAAATTATTCTTTCACAAGATTCTGAAATCACCCATACTTTAAAATATGGCATGCCTTTTTTCTGTTATAAAGGAAAGATGTTTTGCTATTTATGGGTTCATAAAACAAATAACAAACCCTATCTCGGAATCGTTGAAGGCAAACACTTTGACAATCCTGAATTAGTAGCCGAAAAACGCTCACGGATGAAAACAATGTTATTTGATCCAAACGAAGACCTACCAATAGATACCATAAAGTCAATTTTGGAGAAAGCAGTCGACCTTTACAAAAGTGGAAAAATTAAAATAGTAAAAAGAGGAAAATAG
- a CDS encoding tautomerase family protein encodes MPFVRISLPKKLSQETKENISISIHESLIQEFNIPQDDYFHVIEELETSQIKFPKSYLGITHSENIIYVQITAGQGRTKEQKTKLYAQIAARISNTTEILKNDIIIILLENNGSENWSFGNGEIQEPKHLKQ; translated from the coding sequence ATGCCATTTGTTAGAATAAGTTTACCGAAAAAATTATCGCAAGAAACCAAAGAAAACATTTCGATCTCGATACACGAATCTTTAATTCAGGAGTTCAATATCCCGCAAGATGATTATTTTCATGTAATAGAAGAATTAGAAACCTCCCAAATTAAATTTCCTAAGAGTTATCTTGGTATTACCCATTCAGAAAATATTATTTACGTTCAGATAACAGCTGGGCAAGGGAGAACAAAAGAGCAAAAAACAAAACTATATGCTCAGATTGCTGCTAGGATTTCGAATACTACCGAAATTCTAAAAAATGACATTATCATAATTTTATTAGAGAATAATGGCAGCGAAAATTGGTCATTTGGAAATGGAGAAATTCAAGAACCAAAACATTTAAAACAATAA
- a CDS encoding GNAT family N-acetyltransferase: MEITIRQENKDDYPKVFEIIEEAFKNEEYSDHKEQFLVEKLRNSDAFIPELSLVAEIDNEIVGHILLTKLQIENKDQVFDSLALAPVSVKPAFQGKGIGAKLILESHAIAKKLGYKSIILLGHENYYPRFGYELTSKYNIEMPFDVPAENCMVISLTENGLDGVSGKVKYPAAFME, from the coding sequence ATGGAAATTACCATACGACAAGAAAATAAAGACGATTACCCAAAAGTTTTCGAAATCATCGAAGAAGCATTTAAAAATGAGGAATACAGCGATCATAAAGAACAATTTCTAGTTGAAAAACTAAGAAACTCTGATGCATTTATTCCTGAATTATCCCTTGTTGCCGAAATCGACAATGAAATAGTTGGACATATTTTGTTGACCAAATTACAAATCGAAAACAAAGACCAAGTATTTGATTCACTTGCTTTAGCTCCTGTTTCGGTAAAACCAGCATTTCAGGGAAAAGGAATTGGTGCAAAACTGATTCTAGAAAGTCATGCTATCGCAAAAAAACTAGGTTACAAATCGATAATTCTTTTGGGTCATGAAAACTATTATCCTAGATTTGGATACGAACTTACTAGCAAATACAATATCGAAATGCCGTTTGATGTTCCCGCAGAAAACTGTATGGTAATTTCGTTAACCGAAAATGGATTAGATGGTGTAAGCGGAAAAGTAAAATATCCAGCAGCATTCATGGAGTAA
- a CDS encoding arylamine N-acetyltransferase encodes MKKQAKSNPIVSDNFVLQDYLDRIHFVGDIKSNIKSISKLMQCQLFSIPFEDLDVQAGKTISLAGDDIVDKLITRKRGGYCYELNGLFALMLQKMDIPYRFVAARPLVTPAENPKTHIAIIVTVEDEEYLVDLGFGGNGIREPLKLNDTTAAQQGAETFAIVKAENGDYLLQTLSHKEWKDLYSFDLSHQEWIDFKPANHYNSTHPDSFFTQNLVVVLQNPLGKKILFKNTFKSIENGKALSYTFEPDQLEGILATEFNL; translated from the coding sequence ATGAAAAAACAAGCAAAATCAAACCCGATAGTTTCAGACAATTTTGTTTTACAAGATTATCTGGACAGAATTCATTTTGTTGGCGATATTAAATCAAATATCAAAAGCATAAGTAAATTAATGCAATGTCAGTTGTTCTCCATTCCTTTTGAAGATTTAGATGTTCAGGCAGGAAAAACCATTTCATTAGCAGGAGACGATATTGTCGATAAACTCATTACTCGTAAACGTGGCGGGTATTGTTATGAACTCAATGGTTTGTTTGCTCTAATGCTTCAAAAAATGGATATTCCGTATCGTTTTGTGGCCGCTCGTCCATTGGTAACTCCTGCTGAAAATCCTAAAACGCATATAGCAATTATTGTAACTGTTGAAGATGAAGAGTATTTAGTCGATTTAGGCTTTGGTGGCAACGGAATAAGAGAACCATTAAAACTAAATGATACTACAGCAGCACAACAAGGCGCTGAAACATTTGCTATAGTAAAAGCAGAAAACGGAGATTATCTATTGCAAACTTTATCACATAAGGAATGGAAAGATTTATATTCATTTGATTTATCACATCAGGAGTGGATTGATTTTAAACCGGCTAATCATTATAACTCAACACATCCTGATTCCTTTTTTACCCAAAATCTTGTCGTTGTTTTACAAAATCCATTAGGTAAAAAGATACTTTTTAAAAACACATTCAAGTCTATAGAAAACGGAAAAGCCCTAAGTTATACTTTCGAACCCGATCAACTTGAGGGTATTCTAGCAACCGAATTTAACTTATAA
- a CDS encoding cysteine hydrolase family protein has product MKLTSEELLVIIDPQKDFTASNGAYAKRHPDSRNIEEVKSRINQLTKLVDKNRLVIVFSNYQKDQFGTGLSMCIEGTAGHEIDIDFDANSKLIPKTQHSCFSSEEFNNYLKTNNIRTLILCGFLAEYCVKQTAIDGLQNGYNISLLKEYIGTGNDVQHRKQEMLLDLENRGATIIENIFD; this is encoded by the coding sequence ATGAAATTAACATCCGAAGAATTATTAGTAATTATTGATCCTCAAAAAGATTTTACGGCTAGTAATGGTGCTTACGCAAAAAGGCATCCTGATAGTCGCAACATAGAAGAAGTGAAGTCCAGAATAAATCAATTAACAAAACTAGTCGATAAGAATAGGCTGGTAATTGTTTTTTCAAATTATCAAAAAGACCAATTCGGAACTGGATTATCAATGTGCATTGAAGGTACTGCTGGTCATGAAATTGATATCGATTTTGATGCTAATTCTAAGCTAATTCCAAAAACGCAACATAGTTGCTTTTCGTCAGAAGAGTTTAATAATTACCTAAAAACCAACAACATTCGAACCCTTATTTTATGTGGTTTCCTAGCAGAATACTGTGTAAAACAAACCGCAATCGATGGACTTCAAAATGGGTACAACATATCGCTGCTAAAGGAATACATAGGAACTGGAAATGATGTACAACATAGAAAACAAGAAATGCTACTCGATTTAGAAAACAGAGGAGCGACAATAATTGAGAATATCTTCGATTAA
- a CDS encoding helix-turn-helix domain-containing protein, giving the protein MQVLPPKELSPYIKHYLFLENKGNDTQKLRLFSDGNTGVVFSLKSKLISGFSNYEAQNYLPSSFLYGQLNGFKDIYSGSEMSIVIVVFQPNGINQLLGITSSELRDTIITIDDIFGLEGIELQEKLSEQATIQEKLSLLNHFFKTLEAKKPLSNQLIAAASLDFILKTKGQFSLKQLVDYTGYTERHIERKFTECVGLNPKKFGNIVKIHGFLKLLKNKSEDTSLTTISYDAGFSDQSHLIREFKKHTGMTPREYLYNAGKLTNNFIETLPAKAI; this is encoded by the coding sequence ATGCAAGTTTTACCTCCAAAGGAATTATCGCCTTATATCAAACACTATCTTTTTTTAGAAAATAAAGGTAATGATACTCAGAAACTCCGTTTGTTTTCTGATGGTAATACTGGTGTTGTGTTCTCTTTGAAAAGTAAACTTATTTCAGGCTTCAGTAATTATGAAGCACAAAATTACTTACCAAGCTCCTTTTTATATGGGCAACTAAATGGTTTTAAAGATATTTATTCGGGAAGTGAAATGTCGATCGTTATTGTTGTTTTTCAACCTAACGGAATCAACCAATTATTAGGAATTACAAGTAGCGAACTGCGTGATACCATAATCACGATCGATGATATATTTGGCTTAGAAGGAATTGAACTTCAGGAAAAACTATCCGAACAAGCTACTATTCAGGAAAAACTAAGCCTTTTAAATCATTTTTTTAAAACGCTTGAAGCGAAAAAACCACTATCAAACCAATTGATTGCAGCGGCTTCATTAGATTTCATCCTCAAAACCAAAGGACAGTTTTCGCTCAAACAATTAGTTGATTATACGGGTTATACTGAAAGACATATTGAAAGAAAATTTACAGAATGCGTGGGATTAAATCCAAAGAAATTTGGCAATATTGTGAAGATTCATGGCTTTTTAAAACTACTCAAAAACAAATCAGAAGATACCAGTCTCACTACTATTTCTTATGACGCAGGATTCTCAGATCAATCTCATCTGATACGAGAATTCAAAAAACATACCGGAATGACTCCCAGAGAATATTTGTATAATGCCGGAAAACTAACCAATAACTTTATAGAAACTCTTCCTGCGAAAGCAATTTAA